A DNA window from Arachis hypogaea cultivar Tifrunner chromosome 18, arahy.Tifrunner.gnm2.J5K5, whole genome shotgun sequence contains the following coding sequences:
- the LOC112770050 gene encoding uncharacterized mitochondrial protein AtMg00860-like — MKWERPTTVTEVRSFFGLAGYYRRFIEGFSRIALPMTKLTRKEVPFVWMSECEQSFQTLKQRLTSVPVLILPEPHELFEVYCDTSLKGLGCVLMQHRNMVAYASR; from the coding sequence ATGAAATGGGAGAGACCGACTACGGTGACGGAGGTTAGAAGTTTCTTCGGCTTGGCCGGATATTACCGAAGATTCATTGAGGGATTTTCCCGGATTGCATTACCGATGACTAAGTTGACAAGGAAAGAGGTACCGTTTGTGTGGATGTCAGAGTGTGAACAAAGTTTTCAGACTTTGAAACAAAGGTTAACTTCAGTGCCTGTTTTGATTTTGCCGGAACCGCATGAACTgtttgaagtatactgtgatACTTCGttgaagggtttgggttgcgtgttgatgcaacaccgaAACATGGTGGCTTACGCTTCGCGTTAG